The Chitinophagaceae bacterium genome window below encodes:
- a CDS encoding alpha/beta fold hydrolase, whose amino-acid sequence MNVTYTNSLLVTIALILILAGFTEKTSAQTDTAHYSQVFGAKKPYRIFLPEDYASSQKRYPVIYFLHGNQGTHEFTLEGIQQWVIESNVILVAWNGRSEPSDIRPYNTGYHSNIKYQVQFKDYFFEFVSHIDSTYRTLKERSQRAVMGHSMGGFMSFYLAGKFPQLIGTAVSTKGSSEFFIGYPDNHSLYLVKYMFKNFNGVRARFHNSTIDELVHLNTEVYNGAVREKDLNLDYHIYPGGHSYSHAEFKDAFQYVIESFKNPLPDPTRWHHADLYPNFEAWGYQVTSTLNEPGYIELKGVTKGGLHIRTRKWQPDGREIKGVNMSVKTAPVYKPNSPYTLFDYNETEGTTQTSMIISDVAGSVSFTVNGQPHQIGIYEKKSPPEIVFTQYKANDNGSFLLHKKENNLSIKLLNRGASTAKKIKVTLSSEAEGIQIANPVIELETLAPGELSWLSANFKVTASNKPTTDGSPFRVRFNLSISDSKGNIWKDEFDAPVFYDVPEFSNIGIDDGDSEIFGSGNGDNIADPGETIMIYQHSNRTRLYYDDPYIDCERLYDELQPDKWGDGYALSSLIHISKDCPVGHQIRFLACYEVKEWKTIKRNVTWGVFTITVGKNTDK is encoded by the coding sequence ATGAATGTAACGTACACAAACAGTCTCTTAGTAACTATTGCCCTTATATTGATCCTGGCGGGATTTACAGAAAAAACTTCAGCGCAAACTGATACGGCTCATTATAGCCAGGTATTCGGGGCGAAAAAACCTTACCGCATCTTTCTACCAGAAGATTATGCTTCTTCACAAAAAAGATACCCGGTCATTTATTTTTTACATGGCAACCAGGGAACCCACGAATTTACATTAGAAGGGATTCAGCAATGGGTAATTGAAAGCAATGTTATACTTGTAGCATGGAACGGAAGATCTGAACCTTCAGATATCCGGCCATATAATACAGGCTATCATTCAAATATTAAATACCAGGTTCAGTTTAAGGATTACTTTTTTGAGTTTGTGAGTCACATTGACAGTACCTACCGCACTTTAAAAGAACGTTCACAGCGTGCAGTAATGGGGCACAGCATGGGAGGATTCATGTCGTTTTACCTGGCTGGAAAATTTCCGCAGTTAATAGGTACTGCTGTAAGTACAAAGGGTTCATCTGAATTTTTTATCGGCTACCCAGATAATCATTCTTTATATCTGGTTAAATATATGTTCAAAAATTTTAATGGGGTAAGGGCGAGATTTCACAACAGTACAATTGACGAGCTGGTACATCTGAATACAGAAGTATATAACGGCGCTGTTCGTGAAAAAGACCTGAACCTCGATTACCATATTTACCCCGGAGGACACAGTTATTCACACGCCGAATTCAAAGATGCTTTTCAATATGTGATTGAATCATTCAAAAACCCATTACCTGATCCAACACGCTGGCACCATGCAGACTTGTATCCGAATTTTGAAGCATGGGGATACCAGGTCACCAGCACTCTCAATGAACCCGGTTATATTGAACTGAAGGGAGTAACAAAAGGCGGCCTGCATATAAGAACAAGAAAATGGCAACCCGATGGCCGTGAAATAAAAGGGGTAAACATGAGTGTGAAGACCGCTCCTGTTTATAAACCAAATTCGCCTTACACTCTTTTTGATTATAATGAAACAGAAGGCACAACCCAAACTTCGATGATAATAAGTGATGTAGCGGGATCAGTTAGTTTTACGGTGAATGGTCAACCCCATCAAATTGGAATTTATGAAAAGAAAAGCCCGCCAGAAATTGTATTTACTCAATACAAGGCAAATGATAACGGCAGCTTTCTTCTCCACAAAAAAGAAAACAATCTATCCATAAAATTATTAAACAGGGGCGCTTCAACAGCAAAAAAAATAAAAGTTACGTTAAGCTCCGAAGCAGAAGGAATACAGATTGCTAACCCGGTAATTGAATTGGAAACGCTTGCTCCTGGTGAGCTTTCCTGGCTGTCTGCAAACTTTAAAGTAACCGCTTCAAACAAACCAACAACAGATGGTTCGCCTTTCCGGGTAAGATTTAATCTTTCCATTTCTGATAGTAAAGGCAATATATGGAAAGATGAATTTGATGCGCCGGTGTTTTATGATGTACCTGAATTTTCCAATATCGGGATTGATGATGGCGATAGCGAAATTTTCGGCAGCGGGAATGGTGATAACATTGCCGATCCTGGTGAAACCATTATGATTTACCAGCACAGTAACCGTACCCGTTTATACTATGATGACCCCTACATTGACTGCGAACGTTTATATGATGAATTACAACCTGACAAATGGGGAGATGGTTATGCACTTTCATCCTTGATTCATATTTCAAAAGACTGCCCCGTTGGCCATCAAATCCGTTTCCTGGCCTGTTATGAAGTGAAAGAATGGAAAACAATCAAACGAAATGTAACATGGGGAGTTTTCACCATTACTGTTGGAAAAAATACGGATAAGTAG
- a CDS encoding acetylxylan esterase yields MYNSAQYFGQLYLSAKKQYAFAGKTKTDFSKWHKAFLPQLKQALGLDKMGVQYANYKLRFEKKATVDSGSFIFEKWIVWTEPTVPLPVSVLIPKNKAGKTPLIIATHGHGKNADLYDGIYPNVFGRNPLTKEMSIAMEAVNEGYIAIAPTMRAFGDTRTEDDKKNDNSFSCHMQLMRDLLTGRTPIGDRVWDMERILDWAIQNFSVDEKRIAITGNSGGGTVSLFAAACDSRITVAVPSSYFCTFQGSIGSIPHCDCNYIPGILDLGEMGDVAGLIAPRPLCVLHGIKDKIFPIAETRKAFAHLNEIYNAANKTENLMLYEGPEGHQYYKEGAWPFIKRNFAMVK; encoded by the coding sequence ATTTATAATTCTGCACAGTATTTTGGGCAGTTATATCTATCTGCTAAAAAGCAATATGCCTTTGCAGGAAAAACAAAAACTGATTTCAGTAAATGGCATAAAGCGTTTCTGCCGCAATTAAAACAAGCGCTTGGATTGGATAAAATGGGGGTACAATATGCCAACTATAAACTTCGCTTCGAAAAAAAGGCTACTGTAGATAGCGGGAGTTTTATTTTTGAAAAATGGATAGTTTGGACTGAACCGACTGTTCCTTTGCCAGTATCAGTTTTAATCCCCAAAAATAAGGCTGGAAAAACTCCTTTGATTATTGCTACGCATGGTCATGGAAAGAATGCTGATTTGTATGACGGCATTTACCCAAATGTATTTGGAAGAAATCCTTTAACAAAAGAAATGAGCATTGCCATGGAGGCAGTAAATGAAGGATATATTGCTATAGCCCCTACTATGCGTGCCTTTGGTGATACACGTACGGAAGATGATAAAAAAAATGACAACTCATTTTCATGCCATATGCAATTAATGCGTGATCTGCTAACAGGAAGAACTCCCATTGGAGACAGAGTATGGGACATGGAAAGGATACTTGACTGGGCTATTCAAAATTTTTCTGTAGATGAAAAAAGAATTGCAATCACGGGTAATTCAGGAGGAGGAACGGTTTCATTGTTTGCAGCAGCCTGCGATTCCCGTATAACCGTTGCAGTTCCATCTTCATACTTCTGTACTTTCCAGGGAAGCATTGGCAGCATCCCGCATTGCGATTGCAATTATATTCCCGGCATTTTGGATTTGGGTGAAATGGGTGATGTGGCAGGCTTGATAGCGCCTCGTCCATTATGCGTACTACATGGGATAAAAGATAAAATATTCCCGATTGCAGAAACCAGGAAAGCTTTTGCTCATTTAAATGAAATTTATAATGCAGCAAACAAAACAGAAAACCTGATGCTGTATGAAGGCCCTGAAGGACATCAATATTACAAAGAGGGTGCATGGCCTTTCATAAAAAGGAACTTTGCAATGGTTAAATAA
- a CDS encoding exo-alpha-sialidase, giving the protein MKKRFDFRLIKAYYVLCSVLLLQVVNVSGYAQKSSGTGYKHAEPHVIASISSFDSLNNGRWVRTFQAPDGTLYLNGKYKSIDKGKSFIHQNEIDVDEIVRRPERASVSRGKLFYALNGTADIIRPGIYGVKAWRSTDGLKTMHEEYDTIYVPDGPVNGIKTDDWFGLFVYRTIIEIPDGTWLMTMYGNFTNDTIIPANLDAQKELKYMMRTFIVTSKDKGRTWHYLSTVATPRAGEPIGEGFVEPAITLLKDGRLLCVMRTGHHYPLYASWSNDLGKTWTAPLYTGFDRGCDPCLITLKDGRVALSWGRRFPEGWSKITREGDKSVFRFPGEGYTNLAISDNGGLSWVNHKVLKNSGTCYSTIIEVEPNIIFCQVDQWNMRIKLKPAKAITNN; this is encoded by the coding sequence ATGAAAAAGCGATTCGATTTCAGATTAATAAAGGCATATTATGTATTGTGTAGTGTTTTATTGCTGCAGGTAGTTAATGTTTCTGGCTATGCACAAAAAAGCAGTGGAACAGGATATAAACATGCAGAACCACATGTAATAGCAAGTATAAGTTCTTTTGACAGTTTGAACAATGGCCGGTGGGTACGTACTTTCCAGGCTCCGGATGGAACACTATATCTTAATGGCAAGTACAAAAGCATTGATAAAGGGAAATCCTTTATTCATCAAAACGAAATTGATGTTGATGAGATTGTCAGGAGGCCTGAACGGGCTTCTGTATCCCGTGGCAAATTATTTTATGCTTTGAACGGAACTGCAGATATTATACGGCCGGGTATATATGGCGTGAAAGCGTGGCGCTCAACCGATGGGTTGAAAACCATGCATGAGGAATACGACACGATTTATGTTCCCGACGGTCCCGTAAATGGAATTAAAACCGATGACTGGTTTGGTCTTTTTGTGTACAGAACAATAATAGAAATACCTGATGGAACATGGTTGATGACCATGTATGGCAATTTTACCAATGACACTATTATTCCTGCCAACCTGGATGCACAAAAAGAACTAAAGTATATGATGCGAACTTTTATTGTTACATCAAAAGATAAAGGCCGCACATGGCATTATTTATCAACTGTTGCAACACCTCGTGCCGGCGAGCCCATTGGTGAAGGTTTTGTGGAACCCGCGATTACACTTTTAAAAGACGGCAGATTATTATGTGTAATGAGAACGGGGCATCATTACCCCTTATATGCATCGTGGAGTAATGATTTGGGAAAAACCTGGACCGCTCCTTTGTACACAGGCTTCGACAGAGGCTGCGATCCCTGCTTAATCACATTGAAAGATGGCAGGGTAGCTTTAAGTTGGGGAAGGCGTTTTCCCGAAGGTTGGTCAAAAATTACACGGGAAGGCGATAAGAGTGTATTTCGGTTTCCAGGCGAAGGGTATACAAATCTTGCTATCAGTGACAATGGCGGATTAAGCTGGGTAAATCATAAAGTACTTAAAAATTCCGGCACATGTTATTCTACGATTATTGAAGTAGAGCCGAATATTATTTTTTGCCAGGTAGACCAATGGAACATGCGCATTAAACTAAAACCGGCTAAGGCAATTACAAATAATTAA
- a CDS encoding glycoside hydrolase family 88 protein: MKKLTAVLYFSILSVCLYAQTTEEITRMVADNLIKATSYKFVNKETSEIYESTKNIKYSPAVSVQSPENEWYYMNGVVNIAMMQLADYTGEKKYSSYSLRNIEFIFNNLDYFKRQYDEKVSGSSFFQYFRLGKLDDYGAMSAGLFDVNRVAQKKEYSNYLEKAANYVSFKQQRLNDGTFIRPEPRKMTLWADDLYMSVPFLARMGKLTGNQKYFTDAIKQVKNFTKYLYDKNSSLFYHCWYSDVQLNGVAHWGRCNGWVMMAQTELLNHLPSNHPQRKELIKLLLQQITGISRYQDTTGLWHQLLDKPDSYLETSCTAMFVYSIARAVNQGWIDKSYLSIAQNGWKGLLSKIQPEGQVEKICIGTGIEDNLKFYYDRPTELNDLHGIGAVILAGTEIMMTGRNH, encoded by the coding sequence GTGAAAAAATTAACCGCAGTCTTATATTTTTCTATACTCTCTGTATGTTTGTATGCTCAAACTACAGAAGAAATAACCAGGATGGTTGCCGATAACCTGATAAAAGCAACTTCGTACAAATTCGTTAATAAGGAAACCAGCGAAATTTATGAATCAACGAAAAATATAAAATATTCTCCGGCAGTAAGTGTTCAAAGCCCGGAAAACGAATGGTATTATATGAATGGTGTAGTTAATATTGCCATGATGCAATTGGCAGATTACACCGGCGAGAAAAAATATTCAAGCTATTCGTTGCGTAATATTGAATTTATTTTTAACAACCTTGATTATTTTAAAAGACAATATGATGAAAAAGTATCCGGCTCATCCTTCTTTCAATATTTCAGGCTTGGAAAGCTTGACGATTATGGGGCTATGAGTGCAGGGCTCTTTGATGTAAACAGGGTTGCTCAGAAGAAAGAATACAGTAATTATCTTGAAAAGGCTGCAAACTATGTATCCTTTAAGCAACAGCGGCTGAACGATGGTACTTTTATCCGGCCTGAGCCCCGAAAGATGACGCTATGGGCAGATGATCTATACATGAGTGTTCCCTTTTTGGCCAGGATGGGAAAGCTTACCGGGAACCAGAAGTACTTTACCGATGCGATCAAACAGGTGAAAAATTTTACAAAATATCTCTATGATAAAAACAGCAGTTTATTCTATCACTGCTGGTATAGTGATGTGCAACTTAACGGAGTGGCGCACTGGGGCCGCTGCAACGGATGGGTAATGATGGCTCAAACAGAATTATTGAACCATCTTCCTTCAAACCATCCCCAAAGAAAAGAACTAATAAAATTATTGTTGCAGCAAATTACTGGCATATCGAGATACCAGGATACAACAGGGTTATGGCATCAACTGCTGGATAAGCCGGACTCATATCTTGAAACTTCCTGCACAGCCATGTTTGTTTATTCAATTGCAAGAGCTGTAAACCAGGGTTGGATTGATAAAAGTTACTTATCTATTGCACAAAATGGCTGGAAAGGACTTCTCTCAAAGATTCAACCTGAAGGGCAGGTAGAGAAAATATGTATTGGTACCGGGATTGAAGATAATCTGAAGTTTTATTATGACAGACCGACAGAATTAAACGACTTACATGGCATAGGAGCAGTAATTCTTGCCGGAACAGAAATAATGATGACCGGAAGGAACCATTAA
- a CDS encoding heparinase II/III family protein: protein MSRFSEQDIAQALIQRSQWHPFPQTTEEWEKVLPDSISKKLIENAEQIAEIPFESLPASLMLEYVRTGNRSRYEAVSFKKREHLFELALAESIEQKGRFTNVIVNGIWSICEESFWGVPAHLGLQKAGTGLADVEDPIVDLFSGETAATLALTDYLTGNALDIVSPLLRKRIYYEINRRVLTPLEKESSRYWYFSNRANNWNPWITSNWIISLLLIEKDEKRRASELYHAMTLTDIYINKLGDDGASDEGPGYWFDAAGRLFTGLNIIESATGGRISIFKQPFIREVASYIYKAHISDDYFISVADASPVIKPDGLLLYRFGKAVGDTVMQNFGIWAFHRNNIPFDRDVSMADMLWNFSVMGDCAKQTGKEPLLKDIWLKNVQMMIARTNDGLFVASHGGHNAESHNHNDVGDIMLYVDGKPVIIDVGSGTYTAKTFSNERYTLWYNTSAYHNLPLVNGFQQQAGREFEAKNVFYKTSAIKTELQMDIAAAYPAETGIKQWLRKISIEKKLSRLIIKDSYVSDDSLKQITQTFMTICPADIEQPGKVLFDVAGKKVLMEYDANQWEIKKEEALTHTPDEKRLENNWEHRTIWRILLTSKKLSAKGSFTYKFIRLEDK from the coding sequence TTGAGCAGGTTTTCAGAACAGGATATTGCACAAGCGTTGATACAGCGGTCGCAGTGGCATCCATTTCCTCAAACAACGGAGGAATGGGAGAAAGTCTTACCCGATAGTATAAGTAAAAAACTTATTGAGAATGCTGAGCAAATTGCAGAAATACCGTTTGAATCGTTACCCGCTTCGCTGATGTTGGAATATGTACGTACCGGCAATCGTTCCCGCTATGAAGCCGTATCTTTTAAAAAACGTGAGCATTTATTTGAACTGGCACTTGCTGAATCAATTGAGCAGAAAGGGCGTTTTACAAATGTCATCGTGAATGGAATATGGTCAATTTGCGAAGAAAGTTTTTGGGGTGTTCCAGCGCACCTCGGCTTGCAAAAAGCCGGTACGGGCCTGGCTGACGTAGAAGATCCGATAGTTGACCTGTTCTCCGGGGAAACTGCCGCCACCCTTGCATTAACAGATTATCTCACCGGAAATGCGCTGGATATAGTGTCGCCACTTTTACGTAAGCGCATCTATTATGAAATAAACAGAAGAGTACTCACGCCTTTGGAAAAAGAAAGCAGCCGCTATTGGTATTTCAGCAACCGCGCCAATAACTGGAATCCATGGATAACCAGTAATTGGATAATAAGTCTTTTGCTGATTGAGAAAGATGAAAAGCGACGGGCGTCAGAATTATATCATGCTATGACACTAACGGATATTTATATAAACAAGCTGGGTGATGATGGCGCCTCTGATGAAGGCCCGGGGTATTGGTTTGATGCAGCGGGAAGATTATTTACCGGGCTCAATATTATTGAAAGTGCAACAGGAGGACGCATCAGCATTTTCAAGCAGCCATTTATCCGGGAAGTGGCTTCCTATATCTATAAAGCGCATATTTCGGATGATTATTTTATTTCCGTAGCGGACGCTTCGCCTGTCATAAAGCCCGATGGATTATTGTTATACCGTTTTGGCAAAGCTGTTGGCGATACCGTTATGCAAAATTTTGGCATCTGGGCTTTTCATCGAAATAACATCCCGTTTGACAGAGATGTTTCAATGGCTGATATGCTTTGGAATTTTTCTGTAATGGGGGATTGTGCAAAACAAACCGGGAAGGAACCATTACTGAAAGATATCTGGCTGAAAAATGTACAGATGATGATAGCAAGAACCAACGATGGACTATTTGTTGCTTCACATGGGGGGCATAACGCAGAAAGCCATAATCATAATGACGTTGGAGATATCATGTTGTATGTTGATGGTAAGCCTGTGATTATTGATGTTGGCTCCGGAACCTACACAGCAAAAACTTTTTCCAATGAGAGGTACACTTTATGGTATAACACTTCAGCTTATCACAACCTACCCCTGGTAAATGGTTTTCAACAACAAGCGGGAAGAGAGTTTGAAGCAAAGAATGTTTTTTACAAAACCTCTGCCATCAAAACAGAATTGCAGATGGATATTGCAGCGGCTTATCCTGCCGAAACGGGTATTAAACAATGGCTACGGAAAATAAGTATAGAGAAAAAATTAAGCAGGCTGATTATAAAAGATAGTTATGTTTCGGATGACTCACTGAAGCAAATAACACAAACTTTCATGACTATTTGCCCCGCGGATATAGAGCAGCCAGGGAAAGTGCTTTTTGATGTAGCTGGTAAAAAAGTCTTGATGGAATATGACGCCAACCAATGGGAAATAAAGAAAGAGGAAGCGTTGACACATACACCGGATGAAAAAAGGCTTGAAAATAACTGGGAGCACCGTACCATATGGCGCATATTGTTAACCAGTAAAAAGCTTTCTGCTAAAGGAAGTTTTACATATAAGTTCATCAGGTTGGAAGATAAATAA
- a CDS encoding glycoside hydrolase family 88 protein produces MKKCLAMLLVLFFALIVQSQQKVNVKEQMNLALLQYEQMLLTHPDTTKTPQSFTDGKYIDMPTEWWCSGFYGGTLWYLYQYTHDNKWKNAANLWTMAVQKEQYNTTTHDLGFMIYCPFGNGYRLTRNSYYKQVMLRGAQSLATRFNPGTGVIKSWETFKGYNYPVIIDNMMNLEFLFWAAKASGNKDYYKICITHADNTIKNHYRPDHSSYHVVCYDSLGNVLAKKTAQGANDTSAWARGQAWGLYGYTLMYRETKDKKYLQQATDIADFFIHHPNLPADKIPYWDFNAPNIPNEERDASAGAIACSALLELYNYVRKEKRKEYFDVAEKMLESLSGPAYRNALGENGNFLLKHSVGAKPFNKEIDVPLVYADYYYVEALLRYEKLKR; encoded by the coding sequence ATGAAAAAATGTCTCGCCATGTTGTTAGTGCTGTTTTTTGCATTAATTGTACAAAGTCAGCAAAAGGTAAATGTGAAAGAACAGATGAACCTGGCATTGCTACAATATGAGCAAATGCTTTTAACACATCCTGACACAACAAAAACGCCACAGTCTTTTACAGACGGAAAATATATTGATATGCCAACAGAGTGGTGGTGCAGCGGTTTCTATGGAGGAACCTTGTGGTATCTATATCAATATACACATGACAATAAGTGGAAGAACGCAGCCAATCTCTGGACGATGGCTGTGCAGAAAGAGCAGTATAATACAACCACACACGACCTTGGTTTTATGATTTACTGTCCATTTGGAAATGGTTATCGGTTAACGCGTAATTCTTATTACAAGCAGGTGATGTTACGTGGCGCTCAATCCCTCGCTACAAGATTTAACCCGGGAACCGGCGTTATTAAATCATGGGAAACCTTCAAGGGGTACAATTATCCGGTCATTATTGATAATATGATGAATCTTGAATTTTTATTCTGGGCGGCAAAAGCTTCTGGCAATAAAGATTATTACAAAATCTGCATCACACATGCTGATAATACAATCAAAAATCATTACCGTCCGGATCATAGTAGTTATCATGTAGTTTGTTACGATAGTCTCGGCAATGTACTTGCCAAAAAAACGGCGCAGGGTGCAAACGATACTTCGGCATGGGCAAGAGGCCAGGCATGGGGTTTATATGGCTATACCCTGATGTACCGTGAAACAAAAGACAAGAAATATTTACAGCAGGCAACAGACATCGCAGATTTTTTTATTCACCATCCCAATTTACCCGCAGATAAAATTCCCTATTGGGATTTTAATGCACCAAATATTCCAAACGAAGAACGTGATGCCTCTGCAGGGGCTATTGCATGTAGCGCCTTACTTGAGCTTTACAATTATGTAAGAAAAGAAAAGCGCAAAGAATATTTTGATGTTGCAGAAAAAATGCTGGAAAGCTTATCAGGTCCGGCTTACAGAAACGCACTTGGTGAAAATGGAAATTTCCTGCTTAAACATTCTGTAGGTGCTAAACCTTTCAACAAAGAAATAGATGTACCACTGGTTTATGCAGATTACTATTATGTCGAAGCGTTGCTCCGGTATGAAAAATTAAAAAGATAA
- the kduI gene encoding 5-dehydro-4-deoxy-D-glucuronate isomerase, which produces MSTFFETRYACNPAEVKQMNTEQLRRAFLIEQIFKRDTIQWIYTHYDRYMAGGIMPIQTVLLLETMDVLKSDYFLERREIGIINIGGVGVVNVDDESFELNNKEALYIGRGRKVISFASKDASVPAKFYVNSALAHFSYPARKIKKSDVEMVTLGSTDTANHRSIYKLLVAPVIQTCQLQMGITELKPGSIWNTMPPHTHDRRMEVYFYFDFSNDQAVCHFMGQPQETRHIWIQQEQAVISPPWSIHAGAGTSHYSFIWGMAGENLDYSDMDHCAVTSLK; this is translated from the coding sequence ATGAGCACTTTTTTTGAAACAAGATATGCCTGCAATCCGGCAGAGGTGAAGCAGATGAATACTGAACAGTTGAGAAGAGCTTTTTTAATTGAACAGATTTTTAAGAGGGATACTATACAATGGATATATACGCATTATGACCGGTATATGGCAGGTGGAATTATGCCCATTCAAACTGTTCTTTTACTGGAAACAATGGATGTGTTAAAATCGGATTACTTTTTGGAACGAAGGGAAATAGGCATAATTAATATAGGGGGTGTAGGCGTAGTAAATGTGGATGATGAAAGTTTCGAATTGAATAATAAAGAGGCTTTGTATATCGGCAGAGGAAGGAAAGTAATAAGTTTTGCCAGTAAAGATGCTTCAGTTCCTGCGAAGTTTTATGTGAATTCAGCCCTAGCTCACTTTAGTTATCCTGCCAGGAAAATAAAAAAGAGCGATGTGGAAATGGTTACTCTCGGTTCAACCGATACGGCCAATCATCGGAGCATTTATAAATTGTTGGTAGCTCCTGTAATACAAACCTGTCAGTTACAGATGGGCATCACAGAACTAAAACCCGGAAGTATATGGAATACCATGCCACCTCACACCCATGACCGAAGGATGGAGGTATATTTTTATTTTGACTTCAGTAATGATCAGGCTGTCTGCCATTTTATGGGACAGCCACAGGAAACACGGCATATCTGGATTCAACAGGAACAGGCAGTAATTTCTCCACCCTGGTCTATACATGCTGGTGCAGGTACCAGTCATTATTCTTTTATCTGGGGTATGGCAGGGGAAAATTTGGATTACAGTGACATGGATCATTGCGCTGTTACATCATTAAAATAA
- a CDS encoding DUF4861 family protein, translated as MKIAPISLFVFIISSLPVTAQTLFIEVTNNSSFSFIDKVIEVPWVKVKSLWENIDTSQIKIYRAWTKQELAFQFECKGENEIHNLLIQASVPARSSVKLEMRQGKHTLFATKTYGRYVPERKDDFAWENDKIAFRMYGKALEGTSEDAYGIDVWVKRTSDMVLDKRYKTGDYHIDHGDGLDYYHVGHTLGAGNSAPYIADSIWFSGNYDTYRILDNGPLRTAFQLIYKEWKAGDIPVTVTKTMLLNAGEQLSQVTVEYHFSEDVLPIAIGITKRKDHGIILINEQEGIMGYWEPQYGNDGITGVGVILTDSIGKMTVTPVHLLSETFQQKGKLLRYYTGAVWNKANEIINPEQWFLYLKEYKERLKNPLKIDVIKPVVGKNSSQ; from the coding sequence ATGAAAATTGCACCTATCTCTCTTTTTGTTTTTATCATTAGCAGCCTGCCCGTTACAGCTCAAACCTTATTTATAGAGGTTACGAATAACAGTTCGTTTTCCTTTATAGATAAGGTCATTGAAGTTCCTTGGGTAAAGGTTAAATCATTATGGGAGAACATCGACACAAGCCAGATCAAAATTTATAGGGCCTGGACAAAACAAGAATTAGCGTTTCAATTTGAGTGTAAAGGGGAAAATGAGATTCATAATCTTTTAATTCAGGCTTCCGTTCCCGCGAGGTCCTCGGTTAAGTTGGAAATGAGACAAGGTAAACATACTCTGTTTGCAACTAAAACTTATGGCCGCTATGTTCCCGAGCGAAAAGATGATTTTGCATGGGAAAATGATAAAATCGCTTTCAGAATGTATGGTAAAGCATTGGAAGGAACAAGTGAAGATGCCTATGGTATAGATGTTTGGGTTAAGAGAACTTCCGACATGGTGTTAGATAAAAGATATAAAACAGGAGATTATCATATCGACCACGGTGATGGCCTGGATTATTATCATGTTGGCCACACATTAGGCGCTGGAAATAGTGCTCCTTATATAGCAGACAGTATATGGTTTTCGGGAAACTATGATACATATAGAATTCTTGACAACGGACCTTTGCGAACTGCATTTCAGCTTATTTATAAAGAATGGAAAGCCGGAGACATTCCCGTAACAGTTACTAAAACGATGTTGCTAAATGCAGGAGAGCAATTGAGTCAAGTTACTGTCGAATACCACTTCAGCGAAGATGTACTTCCAATTGCAATTGGTATTACAAAAAGAAAAGATCATGGGATCATACTAATAAATGAGCAGGAAGGTATTATGGGATATTGGGAACCGCAGTATGGAAATGACGGTATTACCGGTGTGGGAGTTATTCTAACTGATAGTATAGGAAAAATGACTGTAACGCCGGTTCACCTGTTATCTGAGACATTTCAACAAAAAGGTAAACTCTTAAGATATTATACCGGCGCCGTGTGGAACAAAGCAAATGAAATTATTAACCCGGAGCAATGGTTTTTGTATTTAAAGGAATACAAAGAAAGGCTGAAGAACCCTTTGAAAATTGATGTTATAAAACCAGTTGTTGGAAAAAACAGCAGCCAGTAA